In Sphingobium sp. Cam5-1, the following proteins share a genomic window:
- a CDS encoding ATP-binding cassette domain-containing protein: MSFDIDVRKLLGPTLVTARFAASDGITLLWGPSGVGKTSILNMIAGLLRPDQGHISVDGEILFDADAAIDLPSYRRRIGYVFQDGRLFPHLRVRANLLYGYRLAPPQDRWMSLQAVVDFLGIEHLLSRRPRTLSGGEAQRVAIGRALLSGARALLMDEPLASIDPARREDIMDVVLRIRDELRLPIIYVTHNPDEADRLATRKIELTPSFR, translated from the coding sequence ATGTCCTTTGACATCGACGTCCGCAAGCTTCTCGGCCCCACCCTCGTTACGGCGCGCTTTGCAGCATCAGATGGCATCACCCTACTCTGGGGGCCTTCCGGCGTAGGGAAGACCTCTATCCTCAACATGATCGCTGGTCTGCTGCGCCCGGATCAGGGCCATATCAGCGTCGATGGAGAAATATTGTTCGATGCCGATGCCGCCATCGATTTGCCCTCCTATCGTCGCCGCATCGGATATGTTTTCCAGGATGGCCGCCTTTTCCCACATCTTCGGGTGCGCGCGAACCTGCTCTATGGCTATCGGCTTGCGCCGCCGCAGGACAGGTGGATGTCTCTACAAGCGGTCGTCGATTTTCTCGGGATTGAACATCTGCTCAGCCGCCGGCCACGCACGCTGTCGGGCGGCGAAGCACAACGCGTTGCCATAGGCCGCGCTCTGCTGTCTGGTGCCCGAGCCTTGCTCATGGACGAGCCTCTCGCCTCCATCGACCCCGCCCGTCGGGAAGACATCATGGATGTTGTGCTGCGTATACGGGACGAGCTTCGGCTCCCGATAATCTATGTCACCCATAATCCAGACGAAGCCGATCGTCTGGCAACACGAAAGATTGAACTTACGCCTTCATTTCGATAA
- a CDS encoding ATP-binding protein translates to MIERLWSRVRGFLRSLTGQIFLLLTIGMSLAAMLALLIAEQSRSHDFQQWRMQRVVASAEDIGHRLQRDPKRVEAMLAAQQIMGAALAPEGIAVAEPDAELAKALRARFGPGSNPEASQVPAGFCFPRLRYDPSAGAAGVVNAPRPACWIVRFTDSTGARRSMALNLPRMERPPSMMTNPLYMLLIIIASAGLAIIVSRIVTQPLRRLEHAAESFSLSLDPEEIPENGPEEVRAALSTFNLMQRRARAGFAERTQLLAAISHDLQTPLTRLRLRLELVENEELRARLLQDHQAMQTLVKEGLDLAASTETQEEWSVIDIDSMLESMVEDAQDLGAPLRFAGGCGGTIRAKPNALSRCISNLVSNAIKYGGEAEIGCFRQGCRLVIHIRDKGPGIPSEQLDQMFEPFTRGASGQPGGRPGTGIGLTIARSLALTFDASVRLMNAEGGGLVALIEMKA, encoded by the coding sequence ATGATTGAGCGTCTTTGGAGCCGTGTTCGAGGTTTTTTGCGCTCGCTGACAGGACAGATATTCCTGCTGCTGACGATTGGCATGTCGTTGGCCGCGATGCTGGCTTTGCTGATTGCTGAACAGAGCAGGAGCCATGACTTTCAGCAATGGCGCATGCAGCGGGTGGTGGCGAGCGCCGAGGATATCGGCCATCGCCTTCAACGTGATCCCAAGCGGGTGGAGGCCATGCTGGCGGCCCAGCAGATCATGGGCGCAGCGTTGGCGCCGGAGGGCATTGCGGTGGCTGAACCGGATGCCGAGCTTGCAAAAGCGCTCAGGGCGCGGTTCGGCCCCGGGTCCAACCCGGAGGCTAGCCAGGTTCCTGCAGGATTTTGCTTTCCTCGCCTGCGTTATGATCCATCGGCGGGGGCCGCTGGGGTGGTCAACGCGCCGCGTCCGGCATGCTGGATCGTGCGGTTTACCGATAGCACTGGTGCTCGGCGGTCCATGGCGCTCAACCTGCCGCGCATGGAGCGTCCGCCCAGTATGATGACCAACCCGCTCTATATGCTCCTGATCATCATCGCATCTGCTGGTCTTGCTATCATCGTATCCCGGATCGTAACCCAACCACTGCGGCGCCTTGAGCACGCGGCGGAGTCCTTCTCCCTGTCGCTCGACCCGGAGGAAATCCCGGAAAATGGGCCTGAAGAAGTGCGCGCGGCGCTATCGACCTTCAACCTCATGCAACGGCGCGCGCGTGCTGGCTTTGCCGAGCGTACGCAATTGCTGGCGGCCATCAGCCACGATCTGCAGACGCCGCTTACCCGGCTGAGGTTGCGGCTTGAACTCGTCGAAAATGAGGAGTTGCGTGCGCGGCTGTTGCAGGACCATCAGGCGATGCAAACCCTGGTCAAGGAGGGGCTTGATCTCGCCGCCAGTACCGAGACGCAGGAAGAATGGTCCGTCATCGACATCGATTCCATGCTGGAAAGCATGGTCGAGGATGCGCAGGATCTGGGCGCCCCATTGCGGTTCGCGGGAGGGTGTGGCGGGACGATCCGGGCCAAACCCAATGCACTGAGCCGGTGCATCAGTAACCTGGTCAGTAACGCCATCAAATATGGCGGCGAGGCCGAAATCGGATGTTTCCGCCAGGGATGTCGGCTTGTCATTCACATCAGGGACAAGGGGCCGGGCATACCGTCGGAACAACTAGATCAGATGTTTGAGCCGTTTACTCGCGGGGCGTCAGGGCAGCCGGGCGGGCGACCCGGCACGGGCATCGGTCTGACTATAGCGCGGTCACTGGCGCTCACCTTCGATGCGTCCGTCCGGCTGATGAATGCGGAAGGTGGCGGGCTGGTCGCCCTTATCGAAATGAAGGCGTAA